TGGAACCGCGAGTACGAGACGACGACCGACTCAGTCGAGGTACCCGTCACGACCTACGAGGTATCCGACCCGTCTGCGTCACCACTCGTCGATTTCGAGACGGTCGAATCGGCGCTGGACGACCCCGGGGCAGTCATCGTCGACACCCGTGACGAAGCAGAGTTCGAGGAGGGGCACCTCCCCGGCGCAGTCAACCTCGACTGGCGAGAACTCGTGGACGACGAGACGCGCGGTCTGAAACCGCGCGACGAACTCGATGCAATCCTCGAATCAGGTGGAATCACGCCCGACCGCCGAATCGTCCTCTACTGCAACACGGCCCGCCGAATCAGCCACACCTACGTCGTCCTCTCACACCTCGGCTACGACGATATCGAGTTCTACGAAGGAAGCCTCACCGAGTGGGAAGCACGCGACGGGGCGCTCGTCGAAGGCTGACTGGACGCCCGACAAAAGCTGGCGGGACACCCGTCGAAAGCTGACAACACACCTCTCAAACGTTAGTGAGCGACGCCGGCAGTCTCGTCTGAGTCGGTGTCGGTGCCCACCCCGGAACCTACCTCTGGGTCGGAGTGCTGAGGTCCGTCTCTCGGGGCCGAGTCGTCGACCATCGGCCCGTCCTCTTCGACGTTCAGTTCGTCTCCCAGAATCGAGACCATCTCTGCGAGGAGCGCGACGACGAGTGGTCCTGCGATGATACCGACCGGGCCGAGACTGAGGAGTCCACCGACGAATCCGACGAAATAGAGACTTCCGGGGAGGTCGGCCGTCTCTTTTGCGAGACGCGGGCGAATGAGGACGTCGGGAAGCCACGCGATTGCGAAGCCACCGACCACGACGATGAGCGCGGCGGCCACGACGTTGCCAACTGCGACGTGGTACAGCGCCAGCAGCGCGAGCAGGAAACTCGGGCCGACGATGGGGATAAACTGGAGGATTGCGGCCACCGTCGAGAGTGTGATAACGTAGTCGTATCCGAGTCCCCAAAACACCACGAGTGCGATGAAGAACGTCCCAACGGCGGTCGCTGCCTGCAGGACGTAGATAGCGAAGAGTGTCTCGCGGGCGCGTGTGTTGAGTGCCCTGGCCACGTCGTGGTACTCCATCGGGACCGACGCGAGAAGCGTCCGTCCAACTGAGTCACCGCCGAGAACCAGCGAGAACACCA
The genomic region above belongs to Haloferax marinisediminis and contains:
- a CDS encoding sulfurtransferase, with the translated sequence MVDVVSAAWLSERLDDVHVVDVRDGWEFDGIGHLPNAVSIPFDEFRSAEGDVGMLPGRDVWAELLSAAGISADDDIVAYDDTHGVFAARFIVTALLYGHDPAKLHLLDGDFSAWNREYETTTDSVEVPVTTYEVSDPSASPLVDFETVESALDDPGAVIVDTRDEAEFEEGHLPGAVNLDWRELVDDETRGLKPRDELDAILESGGITPDRRIVLYCNTARRISHTYVVLSHLGYDDIEFYEGSLTEWEARDGALVEG
- a CDS encoding AI-2E family transporter, which gives rise to MTSSRLYVLGGLLALISLLAAFILVDVLATVFFAITVAYLLIPLRRRLEARGISRWGASAVATVVAAVGVVVVLAPLFVILFLRLDDLFALASLLPEALSFEFLDMFYEVTLNEVLTVVFSLIRSLGRSAATAAPVVLIKLTLFGFLVFSLVLGGDSVGRTLLASVPMEYHDVARALNTRARETLFAIYVLQAATAVGTFFIALVVFWGLGYDYVITLSTVAAILQFIPIVGPSFLLALLALYHVAVGNVVAAALIVVVGGFAIAWLPDVLIRPRLAKETADLPGSLYFVGFVGGLLSLGPVGIIAGPLVVALLAEMVSILGDELNVEEDGPMVDDSAPRDGPQHSDPEVGSGVGTDTDSDETAGVAH